Within the Rhizobium grahamii genome, the region ATGATCACGTAGTCGAGAACGAAAGCGAAGACACGGCGGCTCAGCGTCCCGCTATAGGCGCGCCAGTCGTCCGGTGCGGCATAGAGCGGGTTGGGGTTGAGCGTCATCGCAATGGTCTCCTATGGTGAATGATTACCTGCTGATATGGTATCGCCCACCCCGAATGCAATATTTCCGTCCGCTCAGCGCTTGGAGAGTATTTTCGCAACCTCGACGGCGAAGTAGGTGAGAACCCCGTCGCAGCCCGCGCGCTTGAAGGCAAGCAATGTTTCGAGCATGGCGCGTTCGCCGTCGATCCAGCCGTTCATCGCGGCCGCCTTGATCTGGCTGTACTCGCCGGAGACCTGATAGGCGAAGGTCGGCAGGCCGAAGGCTTCCTTCATCCGCCAGCAGATGTCGAGATAGGGCAGACCGGGCTTGACCATCAGCATGTCTGCACCCTCTTCGACATCGAGCGCCGCATCGCGGATCGCCTCGGTGCCGTTGGCCGGATCGATGTAATAAGTCTTCTTGTCACCCTTCAGCAGGCCGCCGGTGGAGATGGCTTCGCGGTACGGGCCATAGAAGGCGGACGCGAACTTCGTCGCATAGCTCATGATGCCGACATTCTGGTGTCCCGCGGCATCGAGCGCCTGACGGATCGCTCCGATTCGCCCATCCATCATCTCGGAAGGAGAGATGATGTCCGAGCCGGCGTCGGCCTGCATGACGGCGGCACGGGCGACCTGCTCGACCGTCTCGTCGTTGACGATCTCGCCGTTCCTCAGAATGCCGTCGTGCCCGTGGCTGGTGAAGGGGTCGAGCGCGACATCGGTAATGATGCCGATGTTCGGCACAGCCTTCTTGATCGCAATCGTCGCCTGATTGATCAGATTGTTGGCTTCGAGACTGTTGGAGCCGGTCTCGTCGCGCAGTTCCATTTCGATATTCGGAAAGGTAGCAATCGCCGGGATGCCGAGATCGGCAGCTTCCCGGGTCGCCTCGACAAGCTTGTCGACGCTCATGCGATTGACGCCGGGCATGGCCGGGATAGGTTCGATGATGCCAGAACCCGGAACGACGAAGACCGGCCAGATCAGGTCATCGACCGTTACGCGGTTTTCCTGCACGAGCCGCCGTGTCCAATCCGCCTTGCGGTTGCGGCGCATGCGCCGG harbors:
- the hemB gene encoding porphobilinogen synthase, with translation MDRTHLVDEITGHRRMRRNRKADWTRRLVQENRVTVDDLIWPVFVVPGSGIIEPIPAMPGVNRMSVDKLVEATREAADLGIPAIATFPNIEMELRDETGSNSLEANNLINQATIAIKKAVPNIGIITDVALDPFTSHGHDGILRNGEIVNDETVEQVARAAVMQADAGSDIISPSEMMDGRIGAIRQALDAAGHQNVGIMSYATKFASAFYGPYREAISTGGLLKGDKKTYYIDPANGTEAIRDAALDVEEGADMLMVKPGLPYLDICWRMKEAFGLPTFAYQVSGEYSQIKAAAMNGWIDGERAMLETLLAFKRAGCDGVLTYFAVEVAKILSKR